A segment of the uncultured Methanobrevibacter sp. genome:
GGTGCTATTGAAGAATTTGAAAAAGCAGGAATAACATTAGAACCTTTAATAACTGTTAATGAATTTTTTGATTAAAAAAAGAAAAATTGAGAGTTTTTACTCTCAAAAATATAATTTTATTTTTTTACATGATGAACGAAATGTGGAAGTTCGTCGATGATAATTCCCAAAGCTGTTTTCACAGCGTTTGGGGAACCGGGCATTGAAAAAATGAGAGTCTGTTTATAAACCCCGGCTGTTGCTCTTGAAAGCAGTGCAGCTGACCCTATTTCTTCATACGATACGGCTCTAAAAATTTCACCGAAGCCATCCAATTTTTTTTCGAAAAGTGATTCAACTGTTTCAACTGTAATATCTCTGGAGTCTAGTCCGGTTCCTCCATTTGTTATAATAACATCAATGCCATCAATAATCATAGTTTCAATCGATTTAATTAGTTCATCTTTTTCATCAGGAATTAAACTCCTTGATTTTAAAGTATATCTGGATTCTAATTCTTCAGCCAGATATTTACCTGACAAATCTAATTTTTCGGATTTTCTACTATCGCTAAGAGTAATTATTCCGCAGGTAATGTCTGCGGAAGCTTCTTTTTGATGTTGTTTTGATGTTTCACTTTTCATAGTATAACCAACTTACTGATTTTTTTGTTCTTTGATATAGTTATATTCATCTAGCAATTTAATTAATTTATCGCTAGGGTAGTAATAGGTGTATTTCTCGAATTTTTCCTTTACCGCAAATTGATGATTACAAAGTATTCTCATATGATATCTAATAGTTTTGTAATCGAGATGTAACTGTTTTGCAAGCTGGTGTGCATTTTGTGGTCTTATTAGTATTTCATCAAGTATTCTTATTGTAGTTTGTCCTCCTGGTCTTCCGATAAGTAAACTGGACAATTCTTTGTTATGAATGTTATGGCCGGTTGTCATTATTTCTTTCACCTGAGTAGAATTCCCATAAAGATATGGCCCATTTTTTAGCATTTTCATCGTGTGCAATCAAAATCTGTGAATCGTCGTAGTGTCCATCTTTGAAAAACAGTGTCAAAGACATAAATTCTTTGGACTGAGTTAAAAAGATAGTTACGGGTTTGTTGATAATTATTACATTGACTTTTTTGCTATTGAGTAATTCTTTTCTGAATGTCTCATTAGTTTCTATGGACCTATAAATTTCAGTAGTAATAATTATTTCAATTTTTTTTAATTTATCTTCGTTTAATAAAGAAATAATGTGTTTAAAGTGATTTTCAGAGTATATTGGCAGTATCATCTGTAATTCTGTAGAGTTTGAAATCAGGTTAATGTATTTGTTGAATGCAATTGAAAGATCGCTTGTTGTTGAGTTAATGTATTCCGCATCTTTTAGAAGATAAATATTTTTTATGATCTCTTCCGGGATATCAGACAAATCGTGATTGTCCCAAAAGATCTCATTTTTGCTCAAAGCGTACCAGTTCTCGATTAATTTTACCATGTTGGTAGTTAATAAATACCCATTTGATGTTAGTTCATAACATTTTTGGGCTTTTTTAACTAGGTTTATCGTCTCCAGCTCTTTGAGCCCATGTAATATTGTTGCGGAAGGTTTTGTTAATTCTTTTCTTAATTCATCCAGATTTTTCGGAATTTCGTATAATGCCAGGAGTAGTTTAGCACGCATGTTTGATGTTAATATGTATTTAATGTCCCTGTATTCCCTGGTCAGTTCCTGTTTTGTTTCAAGATTAGTCATTTTATCACCCTGTGTTTCACATGTTCAAATAGTTCTTCAGCCCATTTGCAAGATTTGTTGTCATCTGAAATCAGTATTCTATTCTGGTCAAAACTGTCGTCATTTTTAAATAGGCCAAGACTCATCTTATCATCGCAAATGGTTAAATACAAATACAGATCACTTTTAACAGAATGTATTTGCAGTTTTCCATTTCTTATTGATTCGTTTTTTAGATTCTCATTTATAGGAGTAATTAATGCTTGAACTATACTTTTCGGTACAATGAGTTCTATTGATCCACCTTTTACTAAAATTTTCTCAATCAGCTCCGGATATTCTGGATGAAGATATGGGAAAATTGCTTTAACGTTTTTAGATTCAATTAACTGTTCTTTTATGGTATTGTGAGTTTTATAAATGTCTAATGGTGTAGTTTCAATTAATTCACAATCCTTTAAAGCAGTAAGGTTTCTCATTGAATCAATGCTTAACTGGTTCAGGTTATGCTTGTACCAGATTGAGTTGAAGTCATTAATTATATCGACACTATTTTTAAACTCCATCAGTGTTTTGAAATAGATTTTAGCCATAGGATTGATGTAATATTTATTCCTGACTTTTCTGATGAAGTTATTTTCTTCTAACTTATTTACGTTGCTTGAAACAGAACTGTAGGTAATTGCTGTTCTTTTGACAAGTCCTCGAACATTATCTGGACAATCATATAATTCACTGAGAATTTTTAGTCTGATTTCGGATTTTGCAAGAAATCTTATATCACTATTTATTTCATTGTGACTGTACATTTTTTTATATCCTCCATTTTTTCAATCATAAAAATTCTTGAAATCTGCCGAGAATTTTTCGGTAATAAGTCATTTTGTTATTGGAATTTAAATAAATTATTCCAAACTTGTCCAAAGCTTATTCCAAAGTTTTTCCAAGCTTTTTCCAAACTTATCCCAAACTTTTCCCAAACTTATTCCAAACTTGTCCCAACCTTTTTTCAAAGTAGGTTGCATAGATAATTCAACTTGTCTTATAAAAATAACAATTATATTTATATTTTGTGTATATTAATTTTTTTTCCATTTGATTTTACAATAGCTAAAATTTATAACTTCATAAAATTAAAATATCACCATGAAAATATGTTATGTTTTAGATGCATCTGCTTTTATAAATGGTTTTCAAATGTCATCTAATAATAATTTCACAGTTCCGGAGATTACTGCTGAAATAAAAGATTTTGAGTCACGTTTAAAGTTTGATTCTACCATAAATGAAGGATTGGTAACAATAGAAGATGTGGAAACTGATTACCTCAATAAAATCAATGAAATCATTTCTCAAAGCGGTGATGTTTTAAGACTTTCAGGACCTGATAAAAAATTAATCGCTTTAGCTTACAAGTTATCTGATATGGGAGAAAACGTGAAGGTCATAACTGATGATTACACTATCCAGAACACTTTAAAAATAATTGGCATTTCCTATTCAGGCATTATAACTGAAGGTATCAAGGAAGTTTATAACTGGAAGAAAGTGTGTGAAGGATGCAAAAAGGAATTTGATGAGGATTATCCTTTTGATGACTGTGAAATATGTGGATCAAAAATATTTAAAAAGAGAATTAAGGTGAATAAATGAGGATTGGAGTAGTAGTTCACGGTCCGAATATTATAGATTCAGGTTATGCATTAAAATTGATGGAATTCCTAAAGCAGTATGGGGATGTTTCAGCAAGGCTGGGAGGAACTATGGGCAGAACTGCAGTTATTGACGCAAGTCTTGAGAATATGATTGACATTTCCCGAAAACTTGTTCCCAGCGATTCTTTAAAATTATTTTATGAAGATAATGTGGATGTGATTTTTTTATTGAACTACGGAAAATCCGATGTGACTGGCCAGGTATTCGGATATAAGGTTTATAATCATTTTGCCGGAAAAATCAGTGAAAATAATATTCCTGTTATTCAAATTGAAAGGCCTGGTGAAGATGATGGAAGCATCATACCCTGGAACAATAATCTGGATTTGGTGGATGAACTTTCAGAGAAATTAAATCTGAGTGTTGTTCTTCCTCGGGAAGTCTATGAAAATCATATTAAACAGGATAATGCAGGTTTTAAT
Coding sequences within it:
- a CDS encoding molybdenum cofactor biosynthesis protein B, with the translated sequence MKSETSKQHQKEASADITCGIITLSDSRKSEKLDLSGKYLAEELESRYTLKSRSLIPDEKDELIKSIETMIIDGIDVIITNGGTGLDSRDITVETVESLFEKKLDGFGEIFRAVSYEEIGSAALLSRATAGVYKQTLIFSMPGSPNAVKTALGIIIDELPHFVHHVKK
- a CDS encoding ribonuclease VapC; protein product: MKICYVLDASAFINGFQMSSNNNFTVPEITAEIKDFESRLKFDSTINEGLVTIEDVETDYLNKINEIISQSGDVLRLSGPDKKLIALAYKLSDMGENVKVITDDYTIQNTLKIIGISYSGIITEGIKEVYNWKKVCEGCKKEFDEDYPFDDCEICGSKIFKKRIKVNK
- a CDS encoding winged helix-turn-helix domain-containing protein, whose amino-acid sequence is MYSHNEINSDIRFLAKSEIRLKILSELYDCPDNVRGLVKRTAITYSSVSSNVNKLEENNFIRKVRNKYYINPMAKIYFKTLMEFKNSVDIINDFNSIWYKHNLNQLSIDSMRNLTALKDCELIETTPLDIYKTHNTIKEQLIESKNVKAIFPYLHPEYPELIEKILVKGGSIELIVPKSIVQALITPINENLKNESIRNGKLQIHSVKSDLYLYLTICDDKMSLGLFKNDDSFDQNRILISDDNKSCKWAEELFEHVKHRVIK
- a CDS encoding winged helix-turn-helix domain-containing protein, with the translated sequence MTTGHNIHNKELSSLLIGRPGGQTTIRILDEILIRPQNAHQLAKQLHLDYKTIRYHMRILCNHQFAVKEKFEKYTYYYPSDKLIKLLDEYNYIKEQKNQ
- a CDS encoding winged helix-turn-helix domain-containing protein — its product is MTNLETKQELTREYRDIKYILTSNMRAKLLLALYEIPKNLDELRKELTKPSATILHGLKELETINLVKKAQKCYELTSNGYLLTTNMVKLIENWYALSKNEIFWDNHDLSDIPEEIIKNIYLLKDAEYINSTTSDLSIAFNKYINLISNSTELQMILPIYSENHFKHIISLLNEDKLKKIEIIITTEIYRSIETNETFRKELLNSKKVNVIIINKPVTIFLTQSKEFMSLTLFFKDGHYDDSQILIAHDENAKKWAISLWEFYSGERNNDNRP